The DNA segment CTGAGGGGCCTGCTCCTTTTTTTGGCCCTGACCCGGAGCCTGAAGACGACTTGACCGCCCACGCCCACCCTTGCTAGTACAGATGTACTTGCAGCATGGTCATGGGAGAGGGCTGGCTGATCGACAGCGACGATTGCTGGATCTGGCGATTCCACCGGGATCAGAAGGGATGGATCAACGAGCCGAAGGTCTTCATCGACAGAGGCCGTCGCCTGCCGGATGGCCCTCCCCTGCTGAAGGAACGCCGACATCTGCGAAAGACCGAAGCAGAACAGCTCTGGGCGTCCTTGCAGACCCAGGGCTGGAAGCGCCTTGCATCACCGGCCTGGGGCGACGCAGCTGAACTTTGACAAAGCCCGCTGGGGCCAACTGCGGGGCTGTCCATCAGCAATCCCACTGCACGCCTGGAGTTGGCATTTTGGTCGTGTGAGGAAAAACGCCTCACGGGGTGGAAACAAGGTCACACTCCCGAGAGTCGTTTTGGAGCCCCTGCCTTCGGCGGGGGTTTCTTTTTGTCTGCAGGGAAGCCCATGGAATCGGTCATCAACGAAATCGAGTTCAATTTCGAGCAGACCGTCAGCATCCGAACTGACGTGAAGCTGAGCAAGGACGACGTGAAGCAGATCGTCACGGAAGCCCCAGCAGAAACGCTGGAGGAGATCGTCTACCAAAGCCTGGTCACCGATGAGTTGAACCTGAGGGCGAGGGCCAAGGAGATCGCCGCCAAGCTCAAACAGGACACCCTTGAAGTGAACAGGATCGAGTACTGGGACGACGAAGGGAACAAGGTCTGAACCTGTAACCGCTGGTTGACCTGAACACCCCAAGCACCAATTGCGATTCCTCCATTGATGAGGAGTGGATGAACATCCTCCGGTTGATGAGAAATGGCCGCTGGCGGAGCTTGGCCTGGTTGGGCCATGGGGCAAGAAGGCGCCCTTGAACGCTGTTGCGCACTCAACGTCAGCTTCGCCAGCAGGCAAGCCCCGATCCTTGATGGATTACCGCTGGGCATTGTCAGAACATTCAAGCCCTGGCCCTGCTTTTGCCAGGCAAAGAACGCCGGTTCTTTCGACAGAACAAGCTGCACCGGGTCGATGGATGGCGAAAATTTCGCGGCTGTTATCCCGCCGCAAAGCGCAAACCCGTTGATTCAGTTCGTCGAACCACGGTCCACTGCAGTTAGCCGATTCTGCTGAGAACGGGCTCCAGATTCCAGTCGTAGCCGCGAACGACCACGTCCGCGCGGCGTTTCAAAGGGTGAATGAAGCGTCGCTCACCCGGCAACATCTCCCACAGCATCTGGCGAATCACGTACAAAGCCGGCCGCTGCCTGTCGCGCACATCACGCCAGAGGCGTTGAACCAACCGCTGCAGAAGAGGCGTTTCGATGTACACCACCAGCGAGATCGGCACAGACTCCAACAGATGTTGCGGCCCGTAGGAGCCTTCCACCAGAACCAAGTCATAGGGCTGCTGCAACAACCTGGAGTTGACCTTGCGGCTGCGCATGTCGTAGCTACGCAGGGAGTCGAGCTGCCGGTAGCGAACAGCGCTGAGCTCCAGCTTCAACTGATCCGCATCAATGGCATCCACCGTGTCGAAGCCGTAGCGCGAGTTGGGCGACCAACCACTGCGGTAGTAGTCGTCGCAGGAGATCAGCAATGGCTGGTACCCCCTGGCACGCAGTTGCCCAGCCAGATGGGCCGCGAAGGTTGTTTTGCCGGCCGCGGACGGGCCGCAGATGCATACCAGAGGTACTGCCCCAGACATGCGCCGCCTTCACTCACGCCAATGCTGACAACACAC comes from the Synechococcus sp. A15-62 genome and includes:
- a CDS encoding DUF1651 domain-containing protein, with product MGEGWLIDSDDCWIWRFHRDQKGWINEPKVFIDRGRRLPDGPPLLKERRHLRKTEAEQLWASLQTQGWKRLASPAWGDAAEL
- a CDS encoding nucleoside kinase → MSGAVPLVCICGPSAAGKTTFAAHLAGQLRARGYQPLLISCDDYYRSGWSPNSRYGFDTVDAIDADQLKLELSAVRYRQLDSLRSYDMRSRKVNSRLLQQPYDLVLVEGSYGPQHLLESVPISLVVYIETPLLQRLVQRLWRDVRDRQRPALYVIRQMLWEMLPGERRFIHPLKRRADVVVRGYDWNLEPVLSRIG